The following proteins are co-located in the Pomacea canaliculata isolate SZHN2017 linkage group LG10, ASM307304v1, whole genome shotgun sequence genome:
- the LOC112573783 gene encoding sterile alpha motif domain-containing protein 9-like translates to MESPHKQWILCNGCASDGEEGLQVIEWKQRRSEGYREVVRLLKKSIPKGRGVILILVTSHDDVFIEASEELLLKFKNQWLMIAESKRFADAWVEGLKKRNMNIDENRCIYKFSFFEKSSVNKVCDLSLKTEENFYKGNSATWWNFYFQGHVCRRERYERLLAYTREELKNEYAVDHQNFRNVEIYHHPGAGGTTVAMNVLWDLKSAYKCCRVKRITKETARQIFQLYELGESQRVYRSPVLVMLDNEDEEKVGSLKKFIDEECDRRGLNTVVCVFLSCLRRMNLSEEHERTNVVLTQKLSQREVQFFLDKYETLKQKFTDSKGGTNPDSLLGLNIMKENFNEDYIERTVKMLLEEFQEGKEKTVLKYVALLNHYDLSFQGIPLSCFDPLMVHDSPKVWDVHMPAYPLLTFTYNMHLSGRTKCLRISCHLLCKYILDISLDNGQSHGDLMEEFLWGPIIQRSKRDVAYRELLRIVNEIMKKRCWADDKTRSKFSPFIQSLIAEDKYESAAKCMELVFEHTDDPMLAQQMARFFSSCNNWDNAVKWADKAIEKLPQNCYLLDTKGQISKSRLSELLKECERNRGSANPEILQEAVRYAQQGLSDFSDEQRVCCKETFVAPNMAGCFGQMDIIMLLVKILKCCCVFQSASALQRFFSDREFIPENLKIIREHVLWLKSIQEHAIQALRSAEDGVELYSGNEYGHSAHSIFLSEGNLDRYRNLLKNLFDEDDLLKMDVQKMNPGQRRRLVCKLGGYSLFSIMKIYRERNGRKNVFFINKLMTLNLERSNWNRFDLSMALASAICLCSDIGDPSEQKPYLSSVLKWSAELCRIKEQQEYIDLDPFVYFLVFYWPSPSRTLLDCHPQKLYRMMKQADDAFKKKLQQVPGCRKRNLPLFFLTKLPADNSIVSRERLAALAGTDFRGVHRVNRLLKSPQALNLLERFSGVLDNTGWNVKVMLEDRQGKKMDLNIPVFTRENKQRMIVSFVLGFGPGGPIACDIDSSPPHQCDDQQDHYTTHPFGPRQFYPESPRSHPCDDQQDHYTTHPFGPRQFYPESPRSVEAYDIDKIMQEIWEVRAIIASRSSLTREERNRVRNLPALERIIQRHRGSIRY, encoded by the exons ATGGAATCTCCACACAAACAGTGGATACTTTGCAACGGCTGTGCTTCAGATGGAGAAGAGGGGCTTCAGGTCATTGAGTGGAAGCAAAGAAGGAGCGAGGGATATCGGGAGGTCGTTCGACTGTTAAAGAAAAGCATCCCAAAAGGCCGTGGTGTCATTCTCATTCTTGTTACATCCCACGATGACGTGTTCATCGAAGCATCTGAAGAGCTGTTGCTAAAATTTAAGAACCAGTGGCTCATGATTGCTGAATCCAAAAGATTTGCTGATGCTTGGGTTGAAGGCCTTAAGAAAAGGAACATGAATATAGACGAAAACAGATGCATCTATAAATTTTCGTTCTTTGAG AAGTCTTCTGTGAATAAGGTCTGTGACCTGAGTTTGAAAACCGAGGAAAATTTCTACAAAGGTAACAGTGCCACCTGGTGGAACTTCTACTTCCAAGGTCATGTGTGCCGACGAGAAAGATATGAACGCCTTCTTGCATATACTAGGGAAGAACTGAAGAATGAATATGCCGTCGATCATCAAAATTTCAGGAATGTTGAAATCTACCATCACCCAGGTGCAGGAGGAACTACAGTTGCCATGAATGTTCTTTGGGATCTGAAGTCGGCGTACAAATGTTGTCGGGTCAAAAGAATCACCAAAGAAACTGCACGACAGATCTTTCAGCTATACGAACTCGGGGAGAGTCAGCGTGTTTATAGAAGCCCTGTGCTTGTAATGCTGGACAATGAAGATGAGGAAAAGGTTGGCAGTCTCAAGAAGTTTATTGATGAAGAATGTGACAGAAGGGGATTAAATACagttgtgtgtgtctttttgtCATGCCTTCGGAGGATGAATTTGTCTGAGGAGCATGAGAGGACAAATGTAGTCCTAACTCAGAAACTTAGCCAGCGTGAGGTCCAGTTCTTTCTGGACAAGTATGAAACACTTAAACAGAAATTCACTGACAGTAAAGGCGGGACTAATCCCGATAGCCTCCTTGGACTCAATATTATGAAGGAAAATTTCAATGAAGATTACATAGAAAGGACAGTGAAAATGCTGCTTGAAGAGTTTCaggaaggaaaagagaagaCGGTCTTGAAGTATGTCGCACTGCTAAACCATTATGATCTTTCATTCCAAGGTATTCCACTCTCCTGCTTTGATCCCCTCATGGTCCATGATTCTCCCAAAGTTTGGGATGTGCATATGCCAGCCTATCCTCTGTTGACTTTTACTTACAACATGCACCTATCTGGAAGAACAAAGTGTCTTCGGATCAGCTGCCATCTTCTTTGCAAATATATATTAGACATCAGTTTGGACAATGGACAGTCTCATGGTGACTTGATGGAGGAGTTTCTCTGGGGTCCTATCATCCAGAGGTCTAAACGTGATGTTGCATATCGGGAGCTTCTTCGTATTGTGAACGAAATTATGAAAAAGAGATGCTGGGCTGATGACAAGACAAGGTCAAAATTCTCTCCTTTCATACAGAGCCTGATTGCTGAAGACAAGTACGAAAGTGCTGCCAAATGCATGGAGCTCGTCTTTGAACATACAGATGACCCCATGCTTGCCCAACAGATGGCTCGCTTTTTCAGCAGCTGTAACAATTGGGATAATGCAGTAAAATGGGCTGATAAAGCCATCGAAAAATTGCCACAGAATTGCTACCTGCTGGACACCAAAGGACAAATTTCAAAGTCCCGTCTTTCTGAGCTACTGAAGGAATGTGAAAGAAATAGAGGCTCAGCCAACCCTGAGATACTACAGGAGGCTGTAAGATATGCACAGCAAGGTCTTTCTGATTTCAGTGACGAACAAAGAGTGTGTTGTAAGGAAACTTTTGTTGCACCCAATATGGCAGGTTGCTTTGGCCAGATGGATATAATTATGCTTCTTGTAAAGATCTTAAAATGCTGCTGTGTCTTTCAGTCAGCATCAGCACTACAAAGATTCTTTTCAGACAGGGAGTTCATTCcagaaaatctaaaaataatCAGAGAACATGTACTATGGTTGAAATCCATCCAAGAGCATGCCATTCAAGCCTTAAGATCAGCAGAAGATGGCGTGGAACTGTATTCAGGAAATGAGTATGGGCATTCTGCACATTCAATATTTCTAAGTGAAGGTAATCTTGATCGTTACAGAAATCTtctgaaaaatctttttgatgAAGATGATTTGCTTAAGATGGATGTACAGAAAATGAATCCTGGACAAAGGAGGAGATTGGTTTGTAAACTTGGGGGATATTCATTATTCAGCATAATGAAAATATACAGAGAACGGAATggtagaaaaaatgttttcttcataaacaaacTCATGACCTTAAATTTAGAACGTTCAAACTGGAACAGATTTGATTTGAGCATGGCTCTTGCCTCTGCCATTTGTCTGTGTAGCGATATTGGCGACCCATCTGAACAAAAACCCTATCTCAGCTCTGTCCTAAAGTGGTCAGCAGAATTATGCAGAATAAAAGAACAGCAGGAATACATAGACCTTGATCCTTTTGtgtactttcttgttttctattgGCCATCTCCAAGCAGAACGCTTCTTGATTGTCATCCACAAAAGCTTTATAGAATGATGAAACAGGCAGATGatgcatttaaaaagaaactgcagCAAGTCCCTGGATGTAGAAAGAGAAACCTGCCACTATTCTTTCTCACTAAACTCCCTGCAGATAATAGTATTGTATCCCGAGAAAGGCTGGCAGCCTTGGCAGGCACAGACTTCAGGGGAGTCCACAGAGTAAATAGGCTGTTGAAGTCGCCACAAGCATTGAATCTACTGGAAAGATTTTCTGGGGTACTAGACAACACTGGCTGGAACGTGAAAGTCATGCTGGAAGATAGGCAAGGGAAGAAGATGGACTTAAACATTCCTGTTTTCACAAGAGAGAATAAACAGAGGATGATTGTGTCTTTTGTTCTTGGCTTTGGCCCTGGAGGACCGATTGCATGTGACATTGATTCCAGCCCTCCACATCAATGTGATGATCAACAGGACCATTATACCACACATCCTTTTGGTCCAAGACAGTTTTACCCAGAGTCTCCTCGATCACATCCATGTGATGATCAACAGGACCATTATACCACACATCCTTTTGGTCCAAGACAGTTTTACCCAGAGTCTCCTCGATCAGTAGAAGCCTATGACATTGATAAGATAATGCAAGAAATTTGGGAAGTAAGGGCTATCATTGCAAGCAGATCATCACTTACAAGAGAAGAG CGCAACAGAGTCAGGAATTTGCCAGCCTTGGAAAGAATCATACAAAGGCACCGTGGCAGCATCAGATACTAA
- the LOC112573782 gene encoding uncharacterized protein LOC112573782, which translates to MFKYDSPVKKPNSGINEHHTRASSHWKKLTEKKIQAFLEILKKKPDTAYVRFTEALKRYQPDLLQILQPPGRPQSKRGCWDGQASAASTAPQEFLRNLTVADLQKRLRPALEQEHLDDSVIGSILDALEKAGIDGEVFLEMTGEDFKENFPELIFGHRKKLIIIRDHFLKDQDPYKLQENTDTEVKKIKPCLQRTEYVREFGQEPTTFHNYQKGKYLNKHEERAGNLINPVRQFFPCSFRIHC; encoded by the exons ATGTTCAAGTATGACAGTCCAGTAAAGAAACCTAATTCCGGCATCAATGAACACCAT ACAAGGGCAAGCTCTCACTGGAAAAAattgacagagaaaaaaatccaagctTTTTTGGAAATACTCAAGAAGAAGCCTGATACAGCCTATGTTCGATTCACAGAAGCATTAAAGAGGTATCAACCGGATCTTCTCCAGATTCTACAGCCTCCAGGACGACCTCAGTCTAAGAGGGGATGTTGGGATGGACAAG CATCAGCGGCATCGACAGCACCACAGGAATTCTTGAGAAATTTGACGGTTGCAGACCTGCAAAAACGGCTTCGGCCAGCTTTAGAACAAGAACATCTTGATGACAGTGTAATTGGAAGCATACTGGATGCTCTAGAGAAAGCAGGGATAGATGGAGAGGTTTTTTTAGAAATGACTGGAGAAGACTTCAAGGAAAATTTTCCTGAACTTATATTTGGTCACAGGAAGAAACTAATAATTATAAGAGACCACTTTCTGAAAGACCAAGATCCTTATAAGTTGCAAGAAAATACTGATACTGAAGTAAAGAAAATTAAGCCATGCCTCCAAAGAACTGAATATGTTCGTGAATTTGGGCAGGAACCCACAACATTTCACAACtatcaaaaaggaaaatatttgaacAAGCATGAAGAACGTGCTGGAAATTTGATCAATCCAGTTCGTCAGTTTTTCCCATGTAGCTTCAGAATCCACTGCTGA
- the LOC112574462 gene encoding sterile alpha motif domain-containing protein 9-like: MRQEEWNKIKACWERLVVELDLDNGIVDRLYSKGVLTDLDKNRISVEKINQEKNKIFLDILQTKDDEAYAHFKDALNSFQPALAELLQSPERLHKKGQRKGQGQTQQQTTAKCLGKFSVEELEEWLKPILKERNISSSVLDIFRDQEVDGEVFENLTDSELEKLCPDLKFGPRKKILHARDQCLHGECHDTFQESPASEWQARQRTEYARGFGCVPDISEFYHVGRILNKHEERAGNLIHPVRKFLPCTYDSLAYEHIADEVTIFGSACLNDRTNGIIYFGIGDVACESYAYGEVLGVVLDKKECEDAVRLSIMRRFSEEMIEIVQKCIKPPVFVPVVGVDDEDRFVCEVDIEPRSDWIKQDHAFFVKSKLDASSSELILYRLSGGVPKSQDVRQVEKFSTEKVQLSKDRQQQEKQSERRELPSLVAKLGQYMFGGENMLDGNFYRILATTKINIEDPEFSQSFQFLFKLEFRCVLDFDPSSDKKGLYYYAEHKEEKVYLLKTTDDFLNDSLSGEQPNQRSPQETFDKMMESRHNSWIFCNGLEAENDRGFDVLQWKEEKSGGYKETVRFLQQSIPEDRAVVLILVTSDDDVFIDASEELLLRFKNQWVMISQSKKLAYAWIKGVQGRNVRVDKNRCICDFLFTDVNKAIAQLLRSENLKEDICLVNTSTGVHEEVSKKLQQQLCDLDIVSAKQCSHLEAAEIDLSRLSKEAEEQFFKGNSASWLNFYFKTHVCPRNVYNFLLKNVREMLKGEDAPDNANVGRVAVYHQAGAGGTTVAMNVLWDLKAEYKCCRIKQIARETARQILKLYEHGENPDHHIKPVLVMLDNEDDENVNSLQRDLEEECDARSIQNIVCVFLVCTQRMMLPSEPEVRNIFLNQKLSFSERQFFLDKYAELQEQYKNNKDRVNPDSLLGLNIMKEDFNEDYIRRTVKTILEATNDEKVRVAVKYTALLNMYDVSFRGIPVPCFDKLMHRRNWENDLKSSPLLTYTSVTDNKGQYKRLRISCKLLCKYILDIGANERYCHGELMEEFINSTVFRRAIDFAQKKLLEILNEIMKKREWTDSRVRSKFSPFIQMLFDAKRFTQATQCMIMVYEHSEDPILAQQLARFYISCKNWDEAEKWAETAVKQRWLNSFLWDTRGQVFKFQLHEMRDECEQSHSTVDQLMVDKAVKCAEKGFKVFQQVVEMSKNERSVPPNMAGYFGQMDVITALLKIMKHSAVFRSEATFQNFFNDDSFVPEELVSDKTCIPWLKSLQRCFTDCLRSVEDAGALYSEYLLSNSLSKIFLSESHLGRYRTILSNLFSENEHFDSDPMGMNPERRRTAVRTLGGHSLYSVTQLYSERQNEENVQKILTLASTNLQESTTNAFDLNMALASYLCLCSHEGTVLPTDIPFTDLLKWSKELISKRQHQQHQRYIDLDPFLYLLLFHWPTENRQNLQHQAEIDMLSKTAQQAKEFFQKKYAKLEGQKKNTPLYFLTKHPAERSIVCKEQLYQWAGNQRRFNLAKLVKSPKAVDNLKRFSGRLDRNGMSITVTITTSEGNKADLNVALFKKETRQSLVRKRVFFVLGFGLGGPVACDIDLELPRPLPFHQRTAVLPKTSRSFLPDQLLQVDQEIEEVVRQLNSTESFQKETKDQSQREALESRLKCLHERRHSMVVNNPAW; this comes from the exons ATGAGGCAGGAAGAGTGGAATAAAATTAAGGCATGCTGGGAGAGGCTCGTTGTAGAGCTTGATCTTGATAATGGAATTGTTGACCGACTGTACAGCAAGGGTGTCCTCACAGATCTCGACAAGAACCGGATTTCAGTGGAAAAAATTaatcaagagaaaaacaaaatttttctggATATACTTCAAACAAAAGATGACGAAGCGTACGCTCATTTTAAGGATGCACTGAACTCGTTTCAGCCTGCGCTTGCAGAGTTGCTACAATCACCAGAACGACTtcataaaaaaggacaaaggAAAGGACAAG GACAAACACAGCAGCAGACAACAGCAAAATGTTTGGGCAAATTTTCTGTTGAAGAACTAGAAGAATGGCTAAAGCCtattttaaaggaaagaaacatttcCTCCTCAGTTCTAGACATCTTTAGAGATCAAGAAGTAGATGGAGAAGTGTTTGAAAACCTCACCGATTCTGAGCTTGAAAAACTTTGCCCTGATCTTAAGTTTGGCCCCAGGAAAAAGATTCTACATGCAAGAGATCAGTGCCTACACGGAGAATGCCATGATACGTTTCAGGAGTCCCCTGCTTCTGAATGGCAAGCTCGCCAAAGAACCGAGTATGCAAGAGGATTTGGATGTGTTCCAGACATTTCTGAATTTTACCACGTGGGGAGAATTTTGAACAAGCATGAAGAGCGTGCTGGCAACTTAATACATCCAGTCCGTAAGTTTCTCCCATGTACATACGACAGTCTTGCCTATGAACACATTGCTGATGAAGTCACTATATTTGGGTCGGCATGTTTGAATGATAGAACAAATGGCATCATCTACTTTGGAATAGGAGACGTAGCTTGCGAGAGCTACGCGTATGGAGAGGTTCTGGGGGTTGTTCTAGACAAAAAGGAATGCGAGGATGCCGTGAGGCTCTCAATAATGAGACGATTTTCTGAAGAAATGATTGAAATTGTTCAAAAATGCATCAAGCCACCAGTGTTCGTTCCTGTTGTAGGCGTTGATGACGAAGATCGTTTTGTGTGTGAAGTAGACATTGAGCCAAGAAGTGACTGGATTAAGCAAGATCATGCTTTCTTCGTGAAGTCAAAACTGGATGCGAGCAGTTCAGAACTTATTTTGTATCGACTAAGCGGAGGAGTTCCAAAATCGCAAGATGTTAGACAGGTTGAGAAATTCTCTACTGAGAAAGTACAGCTTTCAAAAGAcagacaacagcaagaaaaacaatcagAACGCAGAGAGCTGCCCAGCTTAGTTGCAAAACTAGGACAATACATGTTTGGAGGGGAAAACATGCTGGACGGTAACTTTTACCGAATACTTGccacaacaaagataaatattgaGGACCCAGAGTTTTCTCAATCTTTCCAGTTCTTGTTCAAATTAGAATTCAGGTGTGTCCTCGATTTTGATCCCAGCAGTGACAAAAAAGGTCTGTACTACTATGCAGAACACAAGGAAGAGAAAGTCTATCTCTTGAAGACAACAGACGATTTTCTTAATGACTCTTTGTCTGGGGAGCAGCCAAACCAAAGAAGTCCACAAGAAACGTTTGACAAAATGATGGAGTCTAGACACAATTCTTGGATATTTTGCAATggacttgaagcagaaaatgaccgGGGTTTTGATGTCCTTCagtggaaagaagaaaagagcgGAGGCTACAAAGAAACTGTCAGATTTTTACAACAGAGCATTCCAGAGGATCGGGCTGTTGTCCTTATCCTAGTGACCTCAGATGATGACGTTTTCATTGATGCATCTGAAGAACTTCTTTTGCGTTTCAAAAACCAGTGGGTTATGATCTCTCAGTCCAAAAAGCTTGCATATGCTTGGATTAAAGGCGTGCAGGGGAGAAATGTGCGAGTTGATAAAAACAGATGcatttgtgattttttgtttACCGATGTAAACAAGGCCATCGCTCAACTTCTCAGGTCGGAAAATTTGAAAGAAGATATATGTTTAGTAAATACTTCAACCGGTGTACACGAAGAAGTATCTAAAAAACTACAGCAGCAGCTCTGTGACCTGGACATTGTCAGTGCAAAACAATGCAGTCATTTAGAAGCTGCTGAAATTGATTTAAGCCGACTGAGTAAGGAAGCTGAAGAACAGTTTTTCAAAGGAAATTCAGCATCTTggttgaatttttattttaaaacacatgtCTGTCCTAGAAATGTATACAACTTTCTTCTAAAAAATGTTAGAGAAATGCTGAAAGGTGAAGATGCCCCAGACAATGCAAACGTTGGACGTGTTGCTGTCTATCACCAAGCTGGTGCTGGAGGCACAACAGTTGCAATGAACGTATTGTGGGATTTAAAGGCCGAATACAAATGCTGCAGGATTAAACAAATCGCAAGAGAAACTGCAAGGCAAATCCTCAAACTGTATGAACACGGAGAAAATCCGGACCACCACataaaaccagttcttgtgatGTTGGATAATGAGGATGACGAGAATGTCAACAGTCTTCAAAGAGATCTGGAGGAGGAATGCGACGCAAGGTCAATACAAAACATTGTCTGCGTCTTTCTTGTTTGCACACAACGCATGATGCTACCATCCGAACCTGAggtgagaaatatttttctgaaccAAAAACTGAGTTTTTCAGAACGGCAGTTCTTTCTGGACAAATACGCTGAACTTCAggaacaatacaaaaataacaaagatagAGTAAATCCAGACAGCTTGCTTGGACTTAACATCATGAAGGAGGATTTCAACGAAGATTACATTAGAAGGACAGTGAAGACGATCCTGGAGGCAACGAACGATGAAAAAGTGAGAGTCGCCGTGAAATATACCGCACTTTTAAATATGTATGATGTTTCCTTTCGGGGAATTCCAGTGCCCTGCTTTGATAAACTAATGCACCGTCGAAACTGGGAAAATGACTTGAAAAGTTCGCCTCTCCTTACCTACACGTCCGTCACAGATAACAAAGGCCAGTACAAAAGACTCAGAATCAGTTGTAAGTTGCTATGCAAGTACATCTTGGATATAGGTGCAAATGAAAGATATTGTCATGGTGAGCTCATGGAAGAATTCATAAACAGCACCGTCTTTCGGAGAGCAATTGACTTTGCACAGAAAAAGCTGCTAGAAATCCTGAATGAAATcatgaagaaaagagaatggACAGACAGCAGGGTTCGGTCCAAGTTCTCACCGTTTATACAGATGCTGTTTGACGCCAAGAGGTTCACACAGGCTACCCAGTGTATGATCATGGTTTATGAACACTCTGAGGACCCCATTCTTGCTCAACAACTTGCTCGGTTTTACATCTCCTGTAAGAACTGGGACGAAGCTGAAAAATGGGCGGAAACAGCAGTTAAGCAAAGGTGGCTAAATTCCTTCTTATGGGATACTCGGGGACAAGTCTTTAAGTTTCAGCTCCATGAGATGAGAGATGAGTGTGAGCAGAGTCACAGTACAGTTGATCAGTTGATGGTTGATAAGGCTGTCAAGTGCGCAGAGAAAGGGTTTAAAGTTTTCCAACAGGTTGTGGAGATGAGTAAAAACGAACGCTCTGTACCTCCAAACATGGCAGGCTACTTTGGTCAAATGGATGTCATTACGGCTCTCTTAAAAATCATGAAACATTCTGCTGTCTTCCGGTCTGAGGCAAcgtttcaaaatttttttaatgatgacaGTTTCGTTCCTGAAGAGCTGGTTTCTGACAAAACATGCATCCCCTGGCTTAAATCTCTGCAACGTTGTTTTACAGACTGCCTGAGaagtgttgaagatgcaggagCTCTGTACTCGGAATACCTGCTCAGCAATTCCCTGAGTAAAATCTTTCTGAGCGAGAGTCATCTTGGTCGTTACAGAACGATTCTGAGTAACCTCTTCAGTGAAAATGAGCATTTTGATAGCGACCCCATGGGCATGAATCCAGAAAGACGACGCACAGCTGTTCGTACGCTTGGGGGTCATTCTTTGTATAGCGTCACGCAACTGTACTCTGAAAGACAAAACGAAGAAAATGTCCAGAAAATTCTGACTCTTGCGTCAACAAATCTGCAAGAAAGTACGACCAATGCGTTTGATCTTAACATGGCTTTGGCCTCTTACCTGTGCCTCTGTAGTCACGAAGGTACTGTGCTCCCTACCGACATTCCCTTTACTGATTTGTTAAAGTGGTCTAAGGAACTGATATCTAAAAGgcaacatcagcagcatcagcgaTATATTGACCTTGATCCCTTCCTCTATCTCCTTCTCTTTCATTGGCCCACAGAGAACCGTCAGAATTTACAACATCAAGCTGAAATTGATATGTTGAGTAAGACAGCACAGCAGGCCAAAGAATTCTTCCAGAAAAAGTATGCTAAATTAGAAGGTCAAAAGAAGAATACACCTCTATATTTCCTCACTAAGCACCCAGCAGAAAGAAGCATCGTCTGCAAAGAACAATTGTACCAGTGGGCAGGGAATCAAAGAAGGTTTAACCTCGCAAAACTTGTGAAGTCACCGAAGGCTGTTGACAATCTGAAAAGATTTTCAGGACGGCTTGATAGAAATGGGATGAGCATAACAGTCACAATCACAACCTCGGAAGGGAACAAAGCAGACCTTAATGTTGCTCTCTTTAAAAAGGAGACGAGACAAAGTTTAGTCAGAAAAAGAGTATTTTTCGTACTTGGCTTTGGACTTGGAGGACCAGTTGCCTGTGACATCGACTTAGAATTGCCCAGACCTCTCCCTTTCCACCAAAGAACTGCCGTCTTGCCAAAAACCTCTCGGTCATTTTTACCCGATCAGCTATTGCAGGTTGATCAGGAAATAGAAGAAGTTGTCAGACAGCTTAATTCTACGGAATCGTTCCAAAAGGAGACAAAAGACCAA AGCCAAAGAGAAGCTTTGGAAAGTCGACTTAAGTGTCTGCACGAGCGACGCCATTCGATGGTAGTCAACAATCCCGCCTGGTGA